A single region of the Betta splendens chromosome 12, fBetSpl5.4, whole genome shotgun sequence genome encodes:
- the znf618 gene encoding zinc finger protein 618 isoform X1 — translation MADENFHRRNRNTSPGSSCAVTSVRGGTVSGAGARFARAASFLEKYRLTGGGVMSAQEAPNPGKEQADGGSSATDGPSPALPSTTKNTSPPPVTVKKEPGTSETSNGKLGDANPAEICVVIGGNDGASAGGSRRAQAENMFALGTPPPTKSTDSCIGSYVCGVCGKKYKYYNCFQTHVRAHRESESMVGDGLPQTPNSSFRYSCDICGKKYKYYSCFQEHRDLHAVDDPYEQVVLPVDGLKEEEPVEPYQKIGPREKALAHLRRDRGFSRRQRVSLQTQLAVFAETGSYVCEFCGKQYKYFNPYQEHVALHTPMGSFDMKTSRVQECGSMELSKFGHSQTGKIKNSPFRRKLESASLLDTNSSQNSSGTPSPLVASTFTTTQKPYTCGACGIQFQFYNNLLEHMQSHAADNENHTKGDSPKTSSASGPQEQLWRGSQAQSHSSVKVQIQPQSISQRNHTLSQNNGLPEKERQQVAERLLRVMCSDLSMLNVLNSKDFLKLAQTFVDTGARHGAYSTRDALGNMSTLALRQLPRMYNQVKVKVTCALGSNASLGIAVTCHAQTSGPDACYVLTAYQVEGSRLKRYVLGVREAELREGPEQVHHWVQNVLSEFVMSDIRTVYVSEPRVWAAGFTGSPLGSGGRGRICLRCTGCSLGAVVQAVLGKRSLQARGLHELAELLSTCRDIASSTTLALREEQSTNTSTSTTEEGTQGSQCPTPPCWDRMAEALLQVHAHFEQICEAYGRSKSTAPLLQGLNKHLLGTLACLLAPLRLAALELSSQRRPTLQQVLPVYLRLEKFFTSKAGEAGTGTASKLCHYFLEALKENFKVERAHQVAMVLDPQLKLRSVPAYQHEDIISRACEMAAENRDGMTGGGGTGGDERDADGPPTPKISRKEGCGNNGGTSRGGTSSSCTVSGTDESQSQVRQEIFQYLAEPLLQGTPDLFHYWSSAVGEKFPRLARLALWLLAVPAVGIRSECVTVCEQSLAMKRRQQVTTEEMNKLIFLRSNLG, via the exons ATGGCGGACGAAAATTTCCACAGGAGGAACCGCAACACCAGCCCCG GAAGCAGTTGTGCAGTCACCTCTGTTCGGGGAGGGACGGTTTCTGGAGCGGGAGCCCGGTTCGCGCGAGCTGCATCGTTCTTGGAG AAGTACAGGCTCACGGGAGGCGGAGTCATGAGTGCACAAGAGGCACCCAATCCTGGGAAGGAGCAAGCAGACGGTGGGAGTTCAGCCACAGATGGCCCCTCACCAGCCCTACCCTCAACGACCAAGAACACTAGTCCACCACCTGTCACAGTGAAGAAGGAGCCTGGGACCTCAGAGACGAGCAATGGGAAACTGGGCGATGCCAACCCTGCTGAGATCTGTGTTGTCATTGGAGGAAACGATGGAGCAAGTGCAGGTGGATCTCGTAGAGCTCAGGCCGAGAACATGTTTGCCCTTGGTACCCCTCCTCCAACGAAGAGCACAGACTCATGCATAG gttcCTATGTATGTGGAGTGTGTGGGAAGAAGTACAAGTATTACAACTGCTTTCAGACACATGTCAGGGCACACAGAG AATCAGAAAGCATGGTTGGAGATGGCCTACCCCAGACACCTAATA GTAGCTTCCGTTACTCCTGTGACATCTGTGGCAAGAAGTATAAATACTACAGCTGCTTCCAGGAGCATCGTGACCTGCATGCAGTCGATG atccttatgaacaggtagTGTTACCTGTGGATGGCCTTAAAGAAGAGGAACCAGTTGAACCCTATCAGAAAATTGGCCCAA GGGAAAAAGCACTCGCCCACCTCCGCAGAGACCGCGGGTTCAGCCGACGGCAGCGGGTGTCCCTTCAAACACAATTGGCAGTGTTCGCAG AAACTGGGAGCTACGTTTGTGAATTCTGTGGGAAGCAGTACAAGTATTTTAACCCATACCAGGAGCACGTCGCTCTCCACACGCCAATGG GTTCCTTTGATATGAAGACATCACGGGTACAAGAATGTGGCAGCATGGAATTGAGTAAATTTGGCCACAGTCAGACtggtaaaataaaaa ACAGTCCATTCAGGCGGAAACTGGAGAGCGCAAGTCTGCTTGATACAAACAGTTCGCAGAATTCAAGCG GAACTCCAAGCCCTCTGGTGGCGAGTACCTTCACTACAACACAGA AACCCTACACTTGTGGTGCCTGTGGCATCCAGTTCCAGTTCTACAACAACCTGCTGGAGCACATGCAGTCCCATGCTG CGGACAATGAGAACCATACCAAAGGGGACTCTCCCAAAACCTCCTCTGCCTCGGGTCCTCAGGAGCAGCTGTGGAGAGGTTCTCAGGCTCAGTCCCATTCCTCAGTTAAAGTACAAATCCAGCCTCAAAGTATCTCCCAGAGAAACCACACTCTCAGTC AGAACAATGGACTACCTGAGAAAGAGCGACAGCAGGTGGCCGAGCGCCTCTTACGGGTGATGTGTTCAGATCTGAGCATGCTAAATGTGCTTAACAGCAAAGACTTCCTGAAGTTGGCACAAACCTTCGTGGACACGGGTGCTCGTCACGGCGCCTACTCCACCCGTGACGCTCTTGGCAACATGAGTACCTTGGCTCTGCGCCAGCTGCCCCGCATGTACAACCAAGTAAAGGTCAAGGTCACATGTGCCCTTGGATCCAATGCTTCACTTGGCATCGCTGTCACCTGCCACGCCCAGACATCTGGCCCAGATGCCTGCTATGTTCTGACAGCCTACCAGGTGGAGGGGTCGAGACTCAAGCGGTATGTGCTCGgtgtgagggaggcagagctaAGGGAAGGTCCTGAGCAGGTACATCACTGGGTGCAGAACGTACTGTCTGAGTTTGTGATGTCGGACATTCGCACTGTGTATGTCTCAGAGCCCAGAGTGTGGGCGGCGGGATTTACGGGATCACCACTGGGGAGCGGTGGCAGGGGGAGGATATGCTTGCGATGCACCGGGTGTTCCCTCGGTGCGGTCGTCCAGGCCGTCCTGGGGAAGCGCAGCCTCCAGGCCCGAGGTCTCCATGAGCTGGCGGAGCTTCTCTCAACGTGCCGAGACATTGCCTCCTCCACAACACTGGCACTTCGTGAGGAACAGAGCACCAATACATCCACAAGCACAACTGAGGAAGGTACTCAGGGTAGCCAGTGCCCCACGCCTCCTTGTTGGGATCGCATGGCTGAAGCTCTTCTGCAGGTCCATGCCCACTTTGAACAGATTTGTGAGGCTTATGGACGCAGTAAGTCCACGGCTCCGCTCCTCCAAGGCCTCAACAAGCATCTGCTCGGCACGCTGGCTTGCCTGCTGGCTCCTCTGCGCCTGGCAGCTTTGGAGCTGAGCAGCCAGAGAAGACCAACCCTGCAGCAGGTGCTGCCTGTCTACCTACGCTTGGAGAAGTTTTTTAcatccaaagctggagaggctgGAACTGGCACAGCGAGCAAACTCTGCCACTATTTCTTAGAAGCACTTAAGGAGAACTTCAAG GTGGAACGAGCTCACCAGGTTGCCATGGTCCTGGACCCACAGCTCAAATTGCGTTCGGTGCCAGCTTACCAGCATGAAGACATCATTTCACGTGCCTGTGAAATGGCTGCTGAAAACAGAGACGGCATGACCGGCGGCGGAGGCACAGGCGGTGACGAGCGGGACGCCGATGGCCCACCAACCCCTAAAATAAGCCGTAAAGAGGGATGCGGGAACAACGGCGGCACCTCAAGGGGGGGGACCTCCTCATCTTGCACAGTTTCTGGTACTGACGAGAGCCAAAGCCAAGTTAGACAAGAGATTTTCCAGTACCTGGCGGAGCCTCTCCTTCAAGGCACCCCTGATCTCTTCCACTACTGGAGCTCGGCTGTGGGGGAGAAGTTCCCCAGGCTTGCTCGCCTGGCGCTGTGGCTCCTCGCTGTGCCCGCTGTGGGCATACGCAGCGAGTGTGTAACTGTGTGCGAGCAGAGCCTTGCTATGAAGCGGCGGCAGCAAGTAACCACTGAAGAGATGAACAAACTCATTTTCCTTCGTTCTAACTTAGGCTAG
- the znf618 gene encoding zinc finger protein 618 isoform X3, whose amino-acid sequence MADENFHRRNRNTSPGSSCAVTSVRGGTVSGAGARFARAASFLEKYRLTGGGVMSAQEAPNPGKEQADGGSSATDGPSPALPSTTKNTSPPPVTVKKEPGTSETSNGKLGDANPAEICVVIGGNDGASAGSYVCGVCGKKYKYYNCFQTHVRAHRESESMVGDGLPQTPNSSFRYSCDICGKKYKYYSCFQEHRDLHAVDDPYEQVVLPVDGLKEEEPVEPYQKIGPREKALAHLRRDRGFSRRQRVSLQTQLAVFAETGSYVCEFCGKQYKYFNPYQEHVALHTPMGSFDMKTSRVQECGSMELSKFGHSQTGKIKNSPFRRKLESASLLDTNSSQNSSGTPSPLVASTFTTTQKPYTCGACGIQFQFYNNLLEHMQSHAADNENHTKGDSPKTSSASGPQEQLWRGSQAQSHSSVKVQIQPQSISQRNHTLSQNNGLPEKERQQVAERLLRVMCSDLSMLNVLNSKDFLKLAQTFVDTGARHGAYSTRDALGNMSTLALRQLPRMYNQVKVKVTCALGSNASLGIAVTCHAQTSGPDACYVLTAYQVEGSRLKRYVLGVREAELREGPEQVHHWVQNVLSEFVMSDIRTVYVSEPRVWAAGFTGSPLGSGGRGRICLRCTGCSLGAVVQAVLGKRSLQARGLHELAELLSTCRDIASSTTLALREEQSTNTSTSTTEEGTQGSQCPTPPCWDRMAEALLQVHAHFEQICEAYGRSKSTAPLLQGLNKHLLGTLACLLAPLRLAALELSSQRRPTLQQVLPVYLRLEKFFTSKAGEAGTGTASKLCHYFLEALKENFKVERAHQVAMVLDPQLKLRSVPAYQHEDIISRACEMAAENRDGMTGGGGTGGDERDADGPPTPKISRKEGCGNNGGTSRGGTSSSCTVSGTDESQSQVRQEIFQYLAEPLLQGTPDLFHYWSSAVGEKFPRLARLALWLLAVPAVGIRSECVTVCEQSLAMKRRQQVTTEEMNKLIFLRSNLG is encoded by the exons ATGGCGGACGAAAATTTCCACAGGAGGAACCGCAACACCAGCCCCG GAAGCAGTTGTGCAGTCACCTCTGTTCGGGGAGGGACGGTTTCTGGAGCGGGAGCCCGGTTCGCGCGAGCTGCATCGTTCTTGGAG AAGTACAGGCTCACGGGAGGCGGAGTCATGAGTGCACAAGAGGCACCCAATCCTGGGAAGGAGCAAGCAGACGGTGGGAGTTCAGCCACAGATGGCCCCTCACCAGCCCTACCCTCAACGACCAAGAACACTAGTCCACCACCTGTCACAGTGAAGAAGGAGCCTGGGACCTCAGAGACGAGCAATGGGAAACTGGGCGATGCCAACCCTGCTGAGATCTGTGTTGTCATTGGAGGAAACGATGGAGCAAGTGCAG gttcCTATGTATGTGGAGTGTGTGGGAAGAAGTACAAGTATTACAACTGCTTTCAGACACATGTCAGGGCACACAGAG AATCAGAAAGCATGGTTGGAGATGGCCTACCCCAGACACCTAATA GTAGCTTCCGTTACTCCTGTGACATCTGTGGCAAGAAGTATAAATACTACAGCTGCTTCCAGGAGCATCGTGACCTGCATGCAGTCGATG atccttatgaacaggtagTGTTACCTGTGGATGGCCTTAAAGAAGAGGAACCAGTTGAACCCTATCAGAAAATTGGCCCAA GGGAAAAAGCACTCGCCCACCTCCGCAGAGACCGCGGGTTCAGCCGACGGCAGCGGGTGTCCCTTCAAACACAATTGGCAGTGTTCGCAG AAACTGGGAGCTACGTTTGTGAATTCTGTGGGAAGCAGTACAAGTATTTTAACCCATACCAGGAGCACGTCGCTCTCCACACGCCAATGG GTTCCTTTGATATGAAGACATCACGGGTACAAGAATGTGGCAGCATGGAATTGAGTAAATTTGGCCACAGTCAGACtggtaaaataaaaa ACAGTCCATTCAGGCGGAAACTGGAGAGCGCAAGTCTGCTTGATACAAACAGTTCGCAGAATTCAAGCG GAACTCCAAGCCCTCTGGTGGCGAGTACCTTCACTACAACACAGA AACCCTACACTTGTGGTGCCTGTGGCATCCAGTTCCAGTTCTACAACAACCTGCTGGAGCACATGCAGTCCCATGCTG CGGACAATGAGAACCATACCAAAGGGGACTCTCCCAAAACCTCCTCTGCCTCGGGTCCTCAGGAGCAGCTGTGGAGAGGTTCTCAGGCTCAGTCCCATTCCTCAGTTAAAGTACAAATCCAGCCTCAAAGTATCTCCCAGAGAAACCACACTCTCAGTC AGAACAATGGACTACCTGAGAAAGAGCGACAGCAGGTGGCCGAGCGCCTCTTACGGGTGATGTGTTCAGATCTGAGCATGCTAAATGTGCTTAACAGCAAAGACTTCCTGAAGTTGGCACAAACCTTCGTGGACACGGGTGCTCGTCACGGCGCCTACTCCACCCGTGACGCTCTTGGCAACATGAGTACCTTGGCTCTGCGCCAGCTGCCCCGCATGTACAACCAAGTAAAGGTCAAGGTCACATGTGCCCTTGGATCCAATGCTTCACTTGGCATCGCTGTCACCTGCCACGCCCAGACATCTGGCCCAGATGCCTGCTATGTTCTGACAGCCTACCAGGTGGAGGGGTCGAGACTCAAGCGGTATGTGCTCGgtgtgagggaggcagagctaAGGGAAGGTCCTGAGCAGGTACATCACTGGGTGCAGAACGTACTGTCTGAGTTTGTGATGTCGGACATTCGCACTGTGTATGTCTCAGAGCCCAGAGTGTGGGCGGCGGGATTTACGGGATCACCACTGGGGAGCGGTGGCAGGGGGAGGATATGCTTGCGATGCACCGGGTGTTCCCTCGGTGCGGTCGTCCAGGCCGTCCTGGGGAAGCGCAGCCTCCAGGCCCGAGGTCTCCATGAGCTGGCGGAGCTTCTCTCAACGTGCCGAGACATTGCCTCCTCCACAACACTGGCACTTCGTGAGGAACAGAGCACCAATACATCCACAAGCACAACTGAGGAAGGTACTCAGGGTAGCCAGTGCCCCACGCCTCCTTGTTGGGATCGCATGGCTGAAGCTCTTCTGCAGGTCCATGCCCACTTTGAACAGATTTGTGAGGCTTATGGACGCAGTAAGTCCACGGCTCCGCTCCTCCAAGGCCTCAACAAGCATCTGCTCGGCACGCTGGCTTGCCTGCTGGCTCCTCTGCGCCTGGCAGCTTTGGAGCTGAGCAGCCAGAGAAGACCAACCCTGCAGCAGGTGCTGCCTGTCTACCTACGCTTGGAGAAGTTTTTTAcatccaaagctggagaggctgGAACTGGCACAGCGAGCAAACTCTGCCACTATTTCTTAGAAGCACTTAAGGAGAACTTCAAG GTGGAACGAGCTCACCAGGTTGCCATGGTCCTGGACCCACAGCTCAAATTGCGTTCGGTGCCAGCTTACCAGCATGAAGACATCATTTCACGTGCCTGTGAAATGGCTGCTGAAAACAGAGACGGCATGACCGGCGGCGGAGGCACAGGCGGTGACGAGCGGGACGCCGATGGCCCACCAACCCCTAAAATAAGCCGTAAAGAGGGATGCGGGAACAACGGCGGCACCTCAAGGGGGGGGACCTCCTCATCTTGCACAGTTTCTGGTACTGACGAGAGCCAAAGCCAAGTTAGACAAGAGATTTTCCAGTACCTGGCGGAGCCTCTCCTTCAAGGCACCCCTGATCTCTTCCACTACTGGAGCTCGGCTGTGGGGGAGAAGTTCCCCAGGCTTGCTCGCCTGGCGCTGTGGCTCCTCGCTGTGCCCGCTGTGGGCATACGCAGCGAGTGTGTAACTGTGTGCGAGCAGAGCCTTGCTATGAAGCGGCGGCAGCAAGTAACCACTGAAGAGATGAACAAACTCATTTTCCTTCGTTCTAACTTAGGCTAG
- the znf618 gene encoding zinc finger protein 618 isoform X2, translating to MADENFHRRNRNTSPGSSCAVTSVRGGTVSGAGARFARAASFLEKYRLTGGGVMSAQEAPNPGKEQADGGSSATDGPSPALPSTTKNTSPPPVTVKKEPGTSETSNGKLGDANPAEICVVIGGNDGASAGGSRRAQAENMFALGTPPPTKSTDSCIGSYVCGVCGKKYKYYNCFQTHVRAHRESESMVGDGLPQTPNSSFRYSCDICGKKYKYYSCFQEHRDLHAVDDPYEQVVLPVDGLKEEEPVEPYQKIGPREKALAHLRRDRGFSRRQRVSLQTQLAVFAETGSYVCEFCGKQYKYFNPYQEHVALHTPMGSFDMKTSRVQECGSMELSKFGHSQTGKIKNSPFRRKLESASLLDTNSSQNSSGTPSPLVASTFTTTQTDNENHTKGDSPKTSSASGPQEQLWRGSQAQSHSSVKVQIQPQSISQRNHTLSQNNGLPEKERQQVAERLLRVMCSDLSMLNVLNSKDFLKLAQTFVDTGARHGAYSTRDALGNMSTLALRQLPRMYNQVKVKVTCALGSNASLGIAVTCHAQTSGPDACYVLTAYQVEGSRLKRYVLGVREAELREGPEQVHHWVQNVLSEFVMSDIRTVYVSEPRVWAAGFTGSPLGSGGRGRICLRCTGCSLGAVVQAVLGKRSLQARGLHELAELLSTCRDIASSTTLALREEQSTNTSTSTTEEGTQGSQCPTPPCWDRMAEALLQVHAHFEQICEAYGRSKSTAPLLQGLNKHLLGTLACLLAPLRLAALELSSQRRPTLQQVLPVYLRLEKFFTSKAGEAGTGTASKLCHYFLEALKENFKVERAHQVAMVLDPQLKLRSVPAYQHEDIISRACEMAAENRDGMTGGGGTGGDERDADGPPTPKISRKEGCGNNGGTSRGGTSSSCTVSGTDESQSQVRQEIFQYLAEPLLQGTPDLFHYWSSAVGEKFPRLARLALWLLAVPAVGIRSECVTVCEQSLAMKRRQQVTTEEMNKLIFLRSNLG from the exons ATGGCGGACGAAAATTTCCACAGGAGGAACCGCAACACCAGCCCCG GAAGCAGTTGTGCAGTCACCTCTGTTCGGGGAGGGACGGTTTCTGGAGCGGGAGCCCGGTTCGCGCGAGCTGCATCGTTCTTGGAG AAGTACAGGCTCACGGGAGGCGGAGTCATGAGTGCACAAGAGGCACCCAATCCTGGGAAGGAGCAAGCAGACGGTGGGAGTTCAGCCACAGATGGCCCCTCACCAGCCCTACCCTCAACGACCAAGAACACTAGTCCACCACCTGTCACAGTGAAGAAGGAGCCTGGGACCTCAGAGACGAGCAATGGGAAACTGGGCGATGCCAACCCTGCTGAGATCTGTGTTGTCATTGGAGGAAACGATGGAGCAAGTGCAGGTGGATCTCGTAGAGCTCAGGCCGAGAACATGTTTGCCCTTGGTACCCCTCCTCCAACGAAGAGCACAGACTCATGCATAG gttcCTATGTATGTGGAGTGTGTGGGAAGAAGTACAAGTATTACAACTGCTTTCAGACACATGTCAGGGCACACAGAG AATCAGAAAGCATGGTTGGAGATGGCCTACCCCAGACACCTAATA GTAGCTTCCGTTACTCCTGTGACATCTGTGGCAAGAAGTATAAATACTACAGCTGCTTCCAGGAGCATCGTGACCTGCATGCAGTCGATG atccttatgaacaggtagTGTTACCTGTGGATGGCCTTAAAGAAGAGGAACCAGTTGAACCCTATCAGAAAATTGGCCCAA GGGAAAAAGCACTCGCCCACCTCCGCAGAGACCGCGGGTTCAGCCGACGGCAGCGGGTGTCCCTTCAAACACAATTGGCAGTGTTCGCAG AAACTGGGAGCTACGTTTGTGAATTCTGTGGGAAGCAGTACAAGTATTTTAACCCATACCAGGAGCACGTCGCTCTCCACACGCCAATGG GTTCCTTTGATATGAAGACATCACGGGTACAAGAATGTGGCAGCATGGAATTGAGTAAATTTGGCCACAGTCAGACtggtaaaataaaaa ACAGTCCATTCAGGCGGAAACTGGAGAGCGCAAGTCTGCTTGATACAAACAGTTCGCAGAATTCAAGCG GAACTCCAAGCCCTCTGGTGGCGAGTACCTTCACTACAACACAGA CGGACAATGAGAACCATACCAAAGGGGACTCTCCCAAAACCTCCTCTGCCTCGGGTCCTCAGGAGCAGCTGTGGAGAGGTTCTCAGGCTCAGTCCCATTCCTCAGTTAAAGTACAAATCCAGCCTCAAAGTATCTCCCAGAGAAACCACACTCTCAGTC AGAACAATGGACTACCTGAGAAAGAGCGACAGCAGGTGGCCGAGCGCCTCTTACGGGTGATGTGTTCAGATCTGAGCATGCTAAATGTGCTTAACAGCAAAGACTTCCTGAAGTTGGCACAAACCTTCGTGGACACGGGTGCTCGTCACGGCGCCTACTCCACCCGTGACGCTCTTGGCAACATGAGTACCTTGGCTCTGCGCCAGCTGCCCCGCATGTACAACCAAGTAAAGGTCAAGGTCACATGTGCCCTTGGATCCAATGCTTCACTTGGCATCGCTGTCACCTGCCACGCCCAGACATCTGGCCCAGATGCCTGCTATGTTCTGACAGCCTACCAGGTGGAGGGGTCGAGACTCAAGCGGTATGTGCTCGgtgtgagggaggcagagctaAGGGAAGGTCCTGAGCAGGTACATCACTGGGTGCAGAACGTACTGTCTGAGTTTGTGATGTCGGACATTCGCACTGTGTATGTCTCAGAGCCCAGAGTGTGGGCGGCGGGATTTACGGGATCACCACTGGGGAGCGGTGGCAGGGGGAGGATATGCTTGCGATGCACCGGGTGTTCCCTCGGTGCGGTCGTCCAGGCCGTCCTGGGGAAGCGCAGCCTCCAGGCCCGAGGTCTCCATGAGCTGGCGGAGCTTCTCTCAACGTGCCGAGACATTGCCTCCTCCACAACACTGGCACTTCGTGAGGAACAGAGCACCAATACATCCACAAGCACAACTGAGGAAGGTACTCAGGGTAGCCAGTGCCCCACGCCTCCTTGTTGGGATCGCATGGCTGAAGCTCTTCTGCAGGTCCATGCCCACTTTGAACAGATTTGTGAGGCTTATGGACGCAGTAAGTCCACGGCTCCGCTCCTCCAAGGCCTCAACAAGCATCTGCTCGGCACGCTGGCTTGCCTGCTGGCTCCTCTGCGCCTGGCAGCTTTGGAGCTGAGCAGCCAGAGAAGACCAACCCTGCAGCAGGTGCTGCCTGTCTACCTACGCTTGGAGAAGTTTTTTAcatccaaagctggagaggctgGAACTGGCACAGCGAGCAAACTCTGCCACTATTTCTTAGAAGCACTTAAGGAGAACTTCAAG GTGGAACGAGCTCACCAGGTTGCCATGGTCCTGGACCCACAGCTCAAATTGCGTTCGGTGCCAGCTTACCAGCATGAAGACATCATTTCACGTGCCTGTGAAATGGCTGCTGAAAACAGAGACGGCATGACCGGCGGCGGAGGCACAGGCGGTGACGAGCGGGACGCCGATGGCCCACCAACCCCTAAAATAAGCCGTAAAGAGGGATGCGGGAACAACGGCGGCACCTCAAGGGGGGGGACCTCCTCATCTTGCACAGTTTCTGGTACTGACGAGAGCCAAAGCCAAGTTAGACAAGAGATTTTCCAGTACCTGGCGGAGCCTCTCCTTCAAGGCACCCCTGATCTCTTCCACTACTGGAGCTCGGCTGTGGGGGAGAAGTTCCCCAGGCTTGCTCGCCTGGCGCTGTGGCTCCTCGCTGTGCCCGCTGTGGGCATACGCAGCGAGTGTGTAACTGTGTGCGAGCAGAGCCTTGCTATGAAGCGGCGGCAGCAAGTAACCACTGAAGAGATGAACAAACTCATTTTCCTTCGTTCTAACTTAGGCTAG